The following are encoded together in the Babylonia areolata isolate BAREFJ2019XMU chromosome 18, ASM4173473v1, whole genome shotgun sequence genome:
- the LOC143291893 gene encoding uncharacterized protein LOC143291893, translated as MIMTETTKTKTATTMITTTILINFAAVISVSGAHPLLFHNSSAAAAEDVPRNDLQQEERQCLALSDSAAAAADLCPGSSWVQGGGASLPNLYGHYSPEQALAELRTTLDALPAVSPSSRDLVLQFLCTLYLPPCTHGEQAPELQQPTLGSSSPPPLLPLPCRPLCEMAREQAVGRAGAGAAGVGARGQAGVYRSGGSDRGSGWPSAIRCHMFPTERCYTVAGPGEVKYVIKALVASGAGASMRDVNPQSVASLDSELGDDDTYDVQVVSLGTNQIPQRRYDLQDLGDPALFQGWADVQGTGAANDYCRVIGRGKRRFLSCALAGTRGQDHHYVSKLGFDPGHPNTWFMRDVDSDGRDDYCRCTGEKSSSHVVCMKAGEKGFYGSTIQGGSQHTFELAGRHNCHGKTLNPHFGV; from the exons ATGATCATGACGGAGacgacgaaaacaaaaacagcaacgacaatgatcactaccaccatcctcatcaACTTTGCCGCTGTCATCTCCGTGAGCGGagctcaccccctcctctttcacaACAGCTCTGCGGCGGCGGCGGAGGACGTGCCAAGGAACGACCTTCAGCAGGAAGAACGCCAATGTCTGGCACTGTCGGACAGCGCCGCCGCTGCCGCCGACCTGTGTCCAGGGAGCAGCTGGGTTCAGGGGGGAGGGGCCTCCCTGCCCAACCTGTACGGCCACTACTCCCCGGAACAGGCCCTCGCCGAGCTCAGGACCACGCTGGACGCCCTTCCTGCTGTCTCCCCGTCTTCCAGGGACCTGGTCCTGCAGTTTCTGTGCAcgctctacctccctccctgcacTCACGGGGAACAGGCTCCAGAGCTTCAGCAACCGACCCTTGGCAGTAGTAGTCCTCCTCCCCTGTTGCCCCTTCCGTGCCGGCCCTTGTGTGAGATGGCCCGTGAGCAGGCGGTAGgaagggcaggggcaggggcagcagGGGTAGGGGCCAGGGGCCAGGCAGGGGTGTACAGGTCCGGGGGGTCCGATCGAGGGTCCGGGTGGCCGAGCGCTATCCGTTGTCACATGTTCCCCACTGAGCGCTGTTACACTGTTGCAG GCCCTGGTGAGGTCAAATACGTCATCAAAGCTCTAGTGGCGTCAGGAGCAGGGGCCAGCATGCGTGACGTCAACCCCCAATCCGTGGCGTCACTGGACAGCGAGCTGGGCGATGACGACACCTATGACGTGCAGGTGGTATCGCTGGGGACCAATCAGATTCCGCAACGTCGTTACGACCTCCAGGACCTCGGGGACCCTGCTTTGTTCCAAGGCTGGGCAGACGTCCAGGGAACGGGGGCAGCCAATGACTACTGCAG AGTGATCGGAAGAGGCAAGCGTCGCTTCCTGTCATGCGCACTGGCCGGAACTCGCGGTCAGGACCACCACTACGTGTCCAAACTGGGCTTTGACCCTGGTCATCCCAACACCTGGTTCATGAGAGACGTCGACAGCGACGGCCGTGACGATTATTGCAG ATGTACTGGAGAAAAGTCCTCTTCGCATGTAGTCTGCATGAAGGCAGGAGAGAAAGGGTTTTACGGTAGTACCATACAAGGCGGCAGCCAGCATACCTTTGAGCTTGCAGGGAGACACAACTGTCACGGGAAAACCTTGAATCCCCACTTCGGTGTGTGA